In the genome of Gloeotrichia echinulata CP02, one region contains:
- a CDS encoding metalloregulator ArsR/SmtB family transcription factor, giving the protein MKQTLPVPPEVVQQVAEYFSLLSEPMRLRLLHLLRDEEKCVQELVEATQTSQANVSKHLKVMWQAGILSRRSEGTCAYYRVEDQMIFELCNRVCDRLATRLEQQARSFRVLNGKN; this is encoded by the coding sequence ATGAAACAAACGTTGCCTGTGCCTCCAGAAGTTGTGCAACAAGTAGCTGAATACTTCAGCCTGTTAAGCGAGCCGATGCGTCTGCGGCTGTTGCACTTACTACGGGATGAAGAAAAGTGTGTGCAAGAATTGGTAGAAGCCACACAAACTTCCCAGGCTAACGTGTCAAAACACCTGAAGGTAATGTGGCAAGCTGGAATTCTCAGCCGTCGTAGTGAAGGAACTTGTGCCTATTACCGGGTGGAAGATCAAATGATTTTTGAATTGTGCAATCGGGTTTGCGATCGCCTCGCTACTAGGTTAGAACAGCAAGCCCGTAGTTTTCGGGTGTTGAATGGTAAGAATTAG
- a CDS encoding transposase, which yields MRQVEKHIIKEGHDWFDYCSDITTISRQLYNTAQFTQRQSFFYGWGTQSQASLDTLFKQNENYKAISAKVAQLVLKQNADAWIAYYKALVAYKLEPTKFTGRPKPPNYVDDKNLIKFNNQAIGKKEFSKGSVVPSMSPIRIPIKPGLRFDDLCEVRIVPKTGCFVIEVVYEILQKNEFFCSLNPELNAAIDIGLDNLATIVFNDLAIQPIIVNGKPLKSANQFYNKQIAKFRGFLPHGKGKSRRIANIVRNRNQFIDSYLHQATKMIVDELLSLGVTHVSIGKNEQWKTRLNLGKRTNQSFIQIPHAKFIEILTYKLVRVGITVKVAEESYTSKASAIDWDIIPTYQPNNKIKHVFSGKRVKRAWYISKNGLKIHADVNAGYNIGRKSNPEGFDCLQSILRDRGCLVVHPRRITPLFKRVHAESRVA from the coding sequence ATGCGTCAAGTAGAAAAGCACATAATCAAAGAAGGACATGACTGGTTTGATTATTGTAGTGACATTACCACTATTTCCCGACAGCTTTATAACACTGCTCAATTCACTCAGCGTCAAAGTTTTTTCTACGGATGGGGAACTCAATCACAAGCTAGCTTAGACACTTTATTTAAACAAAACGAGAACTACAAAGCAATAAGCGCAAAAGTAGCTCAACTCGTATTAAAACAGAATGCAGATGCGTGGATTGCTTACTACAAAGCATTAGTGGCTTATAAACTTGAACCAACTAAGTTCACTGGTAGACCAAAACCACCTAATTATGTTGATGATAAGAACCTGATTAAGTTTAACAATCAAGCCATTGGCAAAAAAGAATTTAGTAAAGGTTCGGTTGTCCCGTCAATGTCGCCAATCAGAATCCCGATAAAGCCTGGACTAAGATTTGACGACTTGTGCGAAGTGCGAATTGTCCCAAAGACGGGATGTTTTGTGATCGAGGTAGTCTATGAAATTCTGCAAAAAAATGAGTTCTTCTGTAGTTTGAATCCTGAACTTAATGCGGCGATAGATATTGGTTTAGATAATCTAGCGACGATTGTTTTCAATGATCTAGCAATACAACCAATTATTGTAAATGGTAAACCATTGAAATCAGCCAACCAGTTTTATAACAAGCAGATTGCCAAGTTTCGAGGTTTTCTGCCTCATGGTAAAGGTAAATCAAGGCGAATCGCAAACATCGTCCGCAACCGTAATCAATTTATAGATTCATATTTGCATCAAGCCACAAAAATGATTGTGGATGAACTTCTATCTCTTGGTGTAACTCACGTCTCAATCGGGAAAAACGAACAATGGAAAACACGTCTTAATTTAGGTAAACGTACAAACCAAAGCTTTATTCAAATACCACATGCTAAATTTATCGAGATACTGACTTATAAATTAGTTAGAGTCGGTATTACCGTTAAGGTAGCAGAAGAATCTTACACAAGTAAGGCTTCAGCGATTGATTGGGACATCATCCCAACTTATCAACCTAACAACAAGATCAAGCATGTATTCTCAGGAAAACGTGTCAAACGTGCGTGGTATATCAGTAAAAATGGTTTGAAGATTCATGCCGACGTGAACGCAGGGTACAACATCGGCAGAAAAAGTAATCCTGAAGGATTTGACTGTCTCCAGTCTATTCTAAGGGATAGGGGGTGTCTGGTAGTACATCCAAGGCGGATAACTCCACTATTTAAGCGTGTCCATGCTGAAAGTAGAGTCGCTTAA
- the accB gene encoding acetyl-CoA carboxylase biotin carboxyl carrier protein: protein MPLDFNEIRQLLATIAQTDIAEVTLKSDDFELTVRKAVSFNNHLVSASPTAFGGVVGSGLTSGSPIGNQIVSTAGTETRISDNGGAGVQLSGNAPSTIDKRLVEVPSPMVGTFYRAPAPGEAPFVEVGDRVRNGQTVCIIEAMKLMNEIEAEVSGQVMEILVQNGQPVEYGQPLMRINPD, encoded by the coding sequence GTGCCATTGGACTTTAATGAAATCCGCCAGCTGTTGGCAACGATCGCCCAAACAGATATTGCCGAAGTAACGCTCAAAAGCGACGATTTTGAGTTAACGGTACGTAAAGCTGTTAGCTTCAACAATCACCTTGTGTCAGCGAGTCCAACAGCCTTCGGCGGTGTAGTTGGTTCGGGATTGACATCTGGTTCACCGATTGGAAACCAGATAGTATCGACTGCGGGAACGGAAACACGCATTTCAGATAATGGGGGCGCTGGCGTCCAGTTGTCAGGTAATGCTCCCTCCACGATTGACAAGAGATTAGTAGAAGTACCTTCGCCGATGGTAGGAACGTTTTATCGCGCTCCAGCACCGGGAGAGGCGCCATTTGTGGAAGTGGGCGATCGCGTCCGCAATGGTCAGACGGTCTGTATCATAGAAGCCATGAAGCTGATGAACGAAATTGAAGCCGAAGTATCGGGACAAGTGATGGAAATTTTGGTGCAAAATGGTCAACCTGTAGAATATGGTCAACCTTTGATGAGAATAAACCCTGATTAA
- a CDS encoding transposase has translation MITLKFKLYEHKRNRHLKRMINAAGVIYNHCIALHKRYYRMWSKHLNCAKLQSHIAKLRKRHQFWQSIGSQAVQDICQRIEKAYQLFFKHNKKGVRPPNFKKVKKYKSFTLKQAGYKLLNGNRIKIANRVYQFWKSRDVEGKIKTLTIKRTALGELFMVIVVNNELEPEIKSTTGKIAGFDFGLKTFLTCSDGTLIDSPQFLKQSLNAIRKASKNHSKKVKRSNNRERARKNLVRQHENVCNRRRDWFWKLAHELTDKFDVLCFETLNLKGMQRLWGRKISDVAFGEFLQILSWVTKKKNKQLVYIDQWYPSSKTCSHCGHILENLDLSIRQWRCPSCQSINGRDENAARNIQMVGASTIGLGDVRLARASNCCLTPESPPF, from the coding sequence ATGATTACACTAAAGTTTAAGCTGTACGAACACAAAAGGAATAGACACCTGAAACGGATGATCAACGCCGCAGGGGTGATCTATAACCATTGTATTGCTCTACATAAACGGTACTATCGCATGTGGAGCAAACACTTAAACTGTGCAAAACTCCAGTCTCATATTGCCAAATTAAGAAAACGTCATCAATTTTGGCAATCAATAGGTTCTCAAGCAGTGCAAGATATCTGTCAACGCATAGAGAAAGCCTACCAATTATTTTTTAAACATAATAAGAAAGGAGTCAGACCACCGAATTTTAAAAAGGTTAAAAAATACAAATCATTCACGCTTAAACAAGCAGGTTATAAACTTTTAAATGGGAATAGAATTAAAATTGCCAATCGAGTTTATCAATTTTGGAAATCAAGAGATGTAGAGGGAAAAATCAAAACATTAACCATTAAACGCACTGCACTAGGTGAGTTATTTATGGTGATTGTAGTTAATAATGAGTTAGAACCAGAAATTAAATCAACGACTGGTAAAATAGCGGGGTTTGATTTCGGATTGAAGACATTTCTAACTTGCTCTGATGGAACTTTAATTGATTCTCCACAATTTCTCAAGCAATCTCTGAATGCTATTAGGAAAGCTAGTAAGAACCACTCCAAAAAGGTAAAACGGTCAAATAATCGTGAAAGAGCTAGAAAAAATTTAGTTCGTCAACATGAAAATGTTTGTAACCGCCGACGTGATTGGTTCTGGAAATTAGCTCATGAATTGACAGACAAATTTGATGTTTTATGTTTTGAAACCCTAAACCTCAAAGGTATGCAACGTCTTTGGGGTAGAAAAATATCAGATGTGGCTTTTGGAGAATTTCTCCAAATATTGTCATGGGTAACTAAAAAGAAAAACAAACAACTTGTTTATATAGATCAATGGTATCCATCTAGTAAAACTTGTTCTCATTGTGGGCATATTTTAGAAAATCTAGATTTATCCATAAGACAGTGGCGTTGTCCATCTTGTCAATCAATTAATGGACGTGATGAAAACGCCGCGAGAAATATTCAAATGGTTGGGGCATCAACCATTGGGTTAGGTGATGTTAGACTGGCAAGAGCCAGCAATTGCTGTTTGACTCCAGAATCTCCGCCCTTTTAG
- the efp gene encoding elongation factor P, translating into MISSNDFRPGVSIVLDGSVWRVTEFLHVKPGKGAAFVRTTLKNVQNGKVLERTFRAGETVPQATLEKITMQHTYKEGDEFVFMDMESYEEGRLSAAQIGDRVKYLKEGMEVNVIRWDEQVLEVELPNSVVLEIIQTDPGVKGDTATGGTKPATLETGAIVMVPLFVAQGERIKIDTREDKYLGRE; encoded by the coding sequence ATGATCTCCAGTAACGACTTTCGACCCGGTGTTTCAATTGTATTAGATGGGTCTGTATGGCGAGTGACTGAATTCCTCCACGTTAAGCCAGGTAAAGGTGCGGCTTTTGTGCGGACAACACTAAAAAATGTCCAGAATGGTAAGGTTCTCGAAAGAACTTTCCGCGCTGGGGAAACAGTACCGCAAGCGACTCTTGAGAAAATCACGATGCAGCATACCTATAAAGAGGGTGATGAATTCGTGTTTATGGATATGGAATCTTACGAAGAAGGCAGATTGAGCGCAGCACAGATTGGCGATCGCGTAAAGTACCTCAAAGAAGGTATGGAAGTTAACGTCATCCGTTGGGACGAACAAGTGCTAGAAGTAGAACTGCCCAATTCTGTGGTTCTGGAAATTATCCAAACAGATCCAGGTGTCAAAGGTGACACAGCTACTGGTGGTACTAAACCAGCAACTCTAGAAACAGGGGCAATTGTCATGGTTCCCTTGTTTGTAGCTCAAGGCGAACGTATCAAAATTGATACTCGCGAAGATAAATATCTAGGCAGGGAATAA
- a CDS encoding peptidylprolyl isomerase — protein sequence MIDGLRPVNNLMLHLSQSMNLLKSWLKNSLMAILLVTIFLGISTAGWTPSSSASLPSGNAITEGRALLRYALPIDNKPVRELQASLEDISNQLRANRRWGAISRDLSKASRVLDKPSQILASVPKERQPQAEAWIADLKSGVTAVQELVKVKDKAKILEERNKLLDRVSQLEEAMVKAFPFEVPPEYSNLPQLKGRATVDIKTNKGNLRVVLDGYSAPVTAGNFVDLVQRGFYNGIEFTRSEESYFLQTGDPPGKEVGFIDPNTGKYRAIPLEILAEGDKKPTYGITLEDAGRYLDLPVLPFSSFGAVVMARPESEANGGSSQFFFFLFEPELTPAGRNLLDGRYAVFGYLTEGQEILDQLKAGDKIESATVVQGIENLVQPLG from the coding sequence ATGATAGATGGGTTACGCCCAGTCAACAATTTGATGCTGCATTTGAGCCAATCCATGAACCTATTAAAATCCTGGCTGAAGAACAGCCTCATGGCAATACTGCTGGTAACAATATTTTTAGGCATAAGTACAGCTGGGTGGACTCCCTCCAGTAGCGCTAGCCTACCATCTGGGAATGCGATTACTGAGGGTAGAGCGCTTTTGCGGTATGCACTCCCGATAGACAATAAACCTGTGCGGGAGCTACAAGCCAGTTTAGAAGATATCTCTAACCAACTGCGAGCAAATCGGCGTTGGGGCGCTATCTCCAGAGATCTGAGCAAAGCATCGCGGGTTCTCGATAAACCCTCCCAAATCCTAGCAAGCGTTCCTAAAGAACGCCAACCCCAAGCCGAAGCTTGGATTGCTGATTTGAAATCTGGTGTGACTGCAGTCCAAGAATTGGTGAAAGTCAAGGATAAAGCCAAAATCCTGGAAGAACGAAATAAACTGCTTGATCGCGTCAGCCAGTTGGAAGAAGCTATGGTGAAGGCTTTCCCCTTTGAAGTGCCTCCAGAATACAGTAATTTGCCCCAACTTAAAGGTCGTGCTACTGTAGACATCAAAACTAACAAAGGGAACCTCCGGGTTGTGCTAGACGGTTACAGCGCCCCTGTCACCGCTGGTAATTTTGTGGATTTGGTACAACGCGGTTTTTATAACGGTATCGAATTCACCCGTTCTGAAGAATCTTACTTCTTGCAAACTGGAGATCCACCAGGTAAGGAAGTCGGATTCATTGACCCCAATACTGGTAAATACCGCGCCATTCCCTTAGAAATTCTCGCTGAAGGCGATAAAAAACCTACCTACGGCATTACTCTAGAAGATGCTGGCCGTTACCTTGATCTGCCAGTTCTGCCTTTTTCTTCCTTTGGTGCAGTAGTCATGGCTCGTCCCGAAAGCGAAGCAAATGGCGGTTCATCGCAATTTTTCTTCTTCCTGTTTGAACCGGAACTCACCCCCGCTGGACGCAACCTGTTAGATGGTCGTTACGCCGTTTTTGGCTATCTTACCGAGGGACAAGAGATTTTGGATCAACTCAAAGCTGGTGACAAAATTGAATCCGCAACCGTAGTCCAAGGAATAGAAAATTTAGTTCAGCCGCTCGGTTAA
- a CDS encoding YbaB/EbfC family nucleoid-associated protein, with the protein MTEKGQGFGFGLGKMKELAEAFKKAQQVQEGAKRLQEELEEMEIIGESGGGLVKVIVSGNQEPKRVEISANALGEGAEVLSDLVTAAMKDAYTKSTATMRERMEDLTSGLELPGF; encoded by the coding sequence ATGACAGAAAAAGGACAGGGATTCGGCTTTGGCTTGGGAAAAATGAAAGAACTAGCCGAAGCATTCAAAAAAGCGCAGCAAGTTCAAGAAGGTGCGAAGCGACTCCAAGAAGAATTGGAGGAAATGGAGATTATCGGCGAGTCTGGCGGTGGTCTAGTCAAGGTGATTGTCAGCGGGAACCAAGAACCCAAACGGGTGGAAATTTCAGCGAATGCGTTAGGAGAGGGTGCAGAAGTCCTGTCCGATCTCGTAACAGCAGCAATGAAAGACGCCTATACCAAGTCCACAGCAACAATGCGGGAACGCATGGAAGATTTGACCAGTGGGTTGGAACTACCAGGGTTTTAG
- the murB gene encoding UDP-N-acetylmuramate dehydrogenase, translating to MTISQAAGNVSTIPTLAVKEQETANSLNSQIIYLPGTDCVIKAHASLSAFTSYRVGGAAELYVAPRNLEALQAASRYAQEHSTTVTVLGAGSNLLVSDCGLPGLVISTRHLRYSYFDQATGQLTVAAGESIPGLAWQAADLGWEGLEWAVGIPGTVGGAVVMNAGAHHSCIADMLVSAQLLSPDGTLETLTAGDLGYSYRTSLLQGGDRIVTQATFQLQPGADPALVLARTKQHKQHRLTTQPYNFPSCGSVFRNPKPYSAGWLIEETGLKGFQIGGAQVAQLHANFIVNRGGAKASDIFCLIRHIQHQVQNRWSIWLEPEVKMLGEFQPAC from the coding sequence ATGACAATCTCCCAGGCCGCTGGAAACGTCAGCACAATTCCTACTTTGGCTGTAAAGGAACAGGAAACGGCTAATTCCTTGAATAGTCAGATAATTTACTTACCAGGCACTGATTGTGTGATTAAAGCCCATGCTTCTCTGTCAGCGTTTACTTCCTATAGAGTTGGTGGCGCAGCTGAATTATACGTTGCTCCGCGTAACTTAGAAGCCCTGCAAGCAGCTAGTAGGTATGCACAAGAACATAGCACTACAGTAACAGTACTGGGAGCCGGGTCTAACTTATTAGTGAGCGATTGCGGTCTACCAGGCTTAGTCATCAGTACTCGTCATCTCCGTTATAGCTACTTTGACCAAGCTACAGGGCAATTAACAGTTGCTGCGGGAGAATCAATCCCTGGCTTGGCATGGCAAGCAGCAGATCTGGGATGGGAAGGATTAGAGTGGGCTGTAGGTATCCCTGGAACCGTCGGCGGGGCTGTGGTAATGAATGCTGGGGCACACCATAGCTGTATCGCAGATATGTTAGTCAGCGCCCAGCTACTTTCACCCGATGGTACACTGGAAACTCTGACTGCTGGTGATTTAGGTTACAGCTACCGAACTTCATTATTGCAAGGGGGCGACCGGATAGTTACCCAAGCTACCTTCCAACTCCAACCAGGCGCCGATCCAGCACTAGTTTTGGCAAGAACCAAACAACACAAACAGCATCGGCTGACTACCCAACCCTACAACTTCCCCAGTTGTGGTAGTGTGTTCCGTAATCCCAAACCTTACTCCGCTGGCTGGTTAATTGAAGAAACAGGACTCAAAGGCTTCCAAATCGGTGGAGCGCAAGTAGCACAACTTCATGCTAATTTTATTGTTAACCGTGGAGGGGCTAAGGCTAGCGATATTTTCTGTCTCATTCGTCATATCCAACATCAGGTACAAAACCGTTGGTCAATTTGGTTAGAGCCAGAAGTGAAAATGCTGGGCGAATTTCAACCTGCTTGTTAA
- the murC gene encoding UDP-N-acetylmuramate--L-alanine ligase, producing the protein MSNSIDFSGRPFHFIGIGGIGMSALAYVLAKRQLPVSGSDLRPNHITRKLESIGTRIFSRQEPSNLEFFQPNLSAGLTSNSKVELPVESKSILPQVICSTAINTNNLEYKAAVELGCPILHRSDVLAALIADYHSIAVAGTHGKTTTSSMIGYMLLEAGLDPTIIVGGEVNAWEGNARLGKSEYLVAEADESDGSLVKHAPEIGIITNIELDHPDHYQTLEEVVDIFQQFAKGCKILVGSIDCATVRDRLKPTISYSLHSDTQADYYVTNVEYSADGTKAAVWERGKALGVLKLRLLGQHNLSNALAAVAVGRALGLEFGKIAEGIANFDGARRRFEFRGEVNGITFIDDYAHHPSEIRATLAAARLQARPGQRVVAIFQPHRYSRTLTFLAEFAESFIHADLVVLTDIYSAGEANLGQISGEMLATAIAKHHPHVVYQPTMPSVCEFLLQKLSPGDLALFLGAGNLNQVIPEIIATLRESAKATS; encoded by the coding sequence ATGAGTAATTCTATAGATTTTAGCGGTAGACCATTTCATTTCATTGGGATCGGCGGCATAGGGATGTCCGCCCTGGCATATGTTCTGGCCAAACGTCAATTGCCAGTTTCTGGTTCGGATCTTCGTCCTAACCACATTACCCGAAAGTTAGAATCTATCGGTACTAGAATTTTTAGTAGACAAGAGCCAAGTAATCTCGAATTCTTTCAACCCAACCTATCGGCTGGGCTAACATCAAATTCAAAAGTAGAATTACCTGTTGAATCTAAGTCAATACTACCCCAAGTAATTTGTTCAACAGCAATTAATACAAATAATTTGGAATACAAAGCAGCAGTGGAATTGGGTTGCCCAATTTTACATCGTTCGGATGTCCTAGCTGCTTTGATTGCTGATTACCACAGTATAGCTGTTGCTGGAACCCACGGAAAAACTACAACAAGTAGTATGATCGGTTATATGCTACTGGAAGCTGGTCTAGACCCAACTATCATTGTCGGTGGCGAAGTGAATGCTTGGGAAGGTAATGCTCGACTAGGAAAAAGTGAGTATCTAGTGGCAGAGGCAGATGAATCAGATGGTTCTTTGGTGAAACATGCCCCTGAGATTGGCATCATCACCAATATAGAACTAGATCATCCAGACCACTATCAGACATTAGAAGAAGTGGTTGATATCTTCCAACAATTCGCCAAGGGTTGCAAAATTTTGGTAGGTAGCATTGATTGTGCAACAGTACGCGATCGCCTGAAACCAACAATTAGCTATAGTCTACACTCAGACACCCAAGCAGACTACTACGTGACCAACGTAGAATATAGTGCCGATGGCACCAAAGCTGCTGTTTGGGAACGAGGTAAAGCCTTGGGGGTGTTGAAGTTACGTTTGTTAGGTCAGCATAACCTCAGCAATGCCCTAGCTGCAGTGGCTGTTGGTCGAGCTTTAGGCTTAGAATTTGGAAAAATCGCCGAAGGTATTGCCAACTTTGACGGCGCAAGACGCCGCTTTGAGTTTCGGGGTGAAGTCAATGGCATTACCTTCATTGATGACTACGCTCATCACCCAAGCGAAATTCGTGCTACTCTAGCTGCAGCCCGCCTCCAGGCTAGACCAGGGCAAAGGGTCGTTGCTATCTTCCAACCTCATCGTTATAGCCGTACACTTACCTTTTTAGCAGAATTTGCTGAATCCTTTATTCATGCTGATTTGGTGGTGCTGACTGATATTTATAGTGCAGGGGAAGCCAATTTAGGGCAGATCAGTGGTGAAATGTTAGCAACAGCTATTGCCAAACATCACCCACATGTGGTTTATCAACCAACCATGCCTTCGGTCTGTGAATTCTTACTGCAAAAGCTAAGTCCTGGTGACTTAGCGCTGTTTTTGGGTGCTGGGAACTTGAATCAGGTGATCCCCGAAATTATCGCCACACTTCGCGAATCGGCAAAAGCCACATCGTAA
- the nadD gene encoding nicotinate (nicotinamide) nucleotide adenylyltransferase — translation MQQLAIFGGTFDPIHWGHLLVAETALHQVSLEKIIWVPSLNPPHKQTALFRHRLEMLQQAIKDNPAFTVSLIEENRSGISYAINTLIDLSAFYPNTHWYYIVGLDTFQTLPRWYRGHELAQMCDWLIAPRLVGGETIAQSELICKQVEQQLQKQSVTIHWQYLHIPLLGVSSSLIRKFVREGRSIRYLVPEPVRLYITAHNLYLNNLE, via the coding sequence ATGCAGCAACTAGCAATATTTGGTGGCACATTTGATCCAATTCATTGGGGACACCTGCTTGTCGCTGAGACAGCATTGCATCAAGTATCCCTAGAAAAGATAATTTGGGTACCATCGCTCAATCCTCCACACAAACAAACAGCTTTGTTTAGGCATCGCTTAGAAATGCTGCAACAAGCTATAAAAGACAACCCTGCATTTACTGTCTCATTAATTGAGGAAAATCGCTCTGGAATATCCTATGCCATCAATACCTTAATCGACTTATCTGCTTTTTACCCAAACACTCACTGGTACTACATTGTTGGTTTGGATACATTCCAAACCTTACCCCGGTGGTACCGTGGACACGAACTAGCACAAATGTGTGATTGGTTAATTGCACCCAGACTTGTAGGTGGTGAGACTATAGCTCAAAGTGAGCTGATCTGCAAGCAAGTGGAACAACAACTGCAGAAACAGTCAGTTACCATTCACTGGCAATACCTGCATATACCCTTACTAGGGGTTTCGTCAAGTCTAATTCGCAAATTTGTTCGCGAAGGTCGGTCAATTCGTTATTTAGTCCCCGAACCTGTGAGGTTGTACATTACTGCCCACAATCTCTACCTCAACAATCTTGAATAA
- a CDS encoding type I glyceraldehyde-3-phosphate dehydrogenase: MIRVAINGFGRIGRNFARCWVGRQNSNIDLVAINDTSDPKTNAHLLKYDSMLGKLKDVDIKADDNSITVNGKTIKCVSDRNPENLPWKDWGIDLIIEATGVFTSKEGALKHVNAGAKKVLITAPGKNEDGTFVVGVNHHDYDHNIHHIISNASCTTNCLAPIAKVLHEKFGIIKGTMTTTHSYTGDQRLLDASHRDLRRARAAAINIVPTSTGAAKAVALVIPDLKGKLNGVALRVPTPNVSMVDFVVQVEKRTITEEVNQALKDAAEGPLKGILDYSELQLVSSDYQGADASSIVDASLTLVLGNDLVKVMAWYDNEWGYSQRVLDLAELVAQKWV, from the coding sequence GTGATTAGAGTTGCAATCAACGGTTTCGGGCGAATCGGGCGTAACTTTGCACGTTGCTGGGTAGGTAGACAGAATAGCAATATCGACCTGGTGGCTATTAATGACACATCAGATCCAAAAACGAATGCTCACCTGCTCAAGTATGACTCGATGCTAGGGAAGTTAAAGGATGTTGACATTAAGGCCGATGATAACTCGATAACGGTTAACGGTAAAACCATTAAATGCGTATCTGACCGCAATCCAGAAAACTTGCCCTGGAAAGATTGGGGGATTGACCTAATTATCGAAGCAACCGGGGTATTTACCAGCAAAGAAGGGGCACTCAAGCATGTGAATGCAGGCGCCAAGAAGGTTCTGATCACCGCTCCTGGTAAAAATGAAGATGGCACTTTTGTCGTGGGTGTGAATCATCACGACTATGACCACAACATACACCACATCATCAGTAATGCCAGCTGTACTACCAACTGCTTGGCTCCCATCGCTAAGGTGTTGCACGAGAAATTTGGTATCATCAAAGGTACGATGACCACCACCCACAGCTACACCGGCGACCAGCGTTTACTAGACGCTTCTCACCGTGATTTGCGTCGGGCAAGGGCAGCCGCCATCAACATTGTCCCCACCTCCACTGGTGCGGCAAAAGCAGTAGCACTGGTCATCCCAGACCTCAAAGGTAAATTAAATGGTGTTGCTTTACGTGTACCTACCCCCAACGTCTCAATGGTAGATTTCGTGGTACAAGTTGAGAAGCGTACTATTACTGAAGAAGTTAACCAAGCACTCAAAGATGCCGCAGAAGGCCCTCTAAAAGGCATTTTGGACTACAGCGAACTTCAATTAGTATCATCTGATTATCAAGGCGCTGACGCTTCTTCGATTGTTGATGCCTCCTTGACTTTAGTTTTGGGTAATGACCTGGTAAAAGTTATGGCTTGGTATGACAATGAGTGGGGCTACAGCCAGCGAGTTCTGGATTTAGCAGAATTGGTCGCCCAAAAGTGGGTTTAA
- the thiL gene encoding thiamine-phosphate kinase produces MTNQVKDIGEQGLLERLQRFCPPEIIGDDAAVLLTAPGTSLVVTTDLLVDGVHFSNATTSPEDAGWRAAAANLSDLAAMGASPVGITVGLGLPGELSVSWVERLYQGMTECLQKYNTPIVGGDIVRSPITTLAITAFGQVSPNHIIRRGSAQVGDAIVVTGIHGASRAGLELLLNPTLGQNLNDAEKAALIAAHQRPQARLDVLPILWQIFDSYSPSPPHIAGMDSSDGLADAILQICRASSVGAIIEYRKIPLPKVFESLLTKQQTLEYGLYGGEDFELVLCLPQQPASELVKQLGQSAAIVGNITASSTVLLYDENREIPDQVLNLSQGFQHFQS; encoded by the coding sequence ATGACTAACCAAGTTAAAGATATTGGCGAACAAGGTCTTTTAGAAAGATTACAACGCTTTTGTCCCCCAGAAATTATTGGGGATGATGCAGCGGTATTGTTAACAGCACCAGGGACATCTTTAGTAGTGACGACAGATTTACTGGTTGATGGGGTGCATTTTAGTAATGCTACCACTTCCCCAGAAGATGCAGGCTGGCGAGCTGCTGCTGCTAATTTATCTGATTTAGCAGCAATGGGTGCTTCTCCTGTGGGAATTACTGTCGGATTAGGACTACCTGGAGAACTTAGCGTGAGTTGGGTAGAACGTTTGTATCAGGGCATGACAGAATGCCTGCAAAAGTACAATACCCCAATTGTGGGGGGAGATATTGTGCGATCGCCTATAACTACTTTGGCAATCACCGCCTTCGGTCAAGTTAGCCCTAATCATATTATCCGCCGTGGATCTGCTCAAGTTGGGGATGCGATTGTGGTTACGGGTATTCATGGAGCCTCCCGTGCGGGCTTAGAACTGCTGTTAAATCCCACATTAGGACAAAACCTTAATGATGCAGAAAAGGCGGCTTTAATCGCAGCACACCAGCGTCCCCAAGCACGATTAGATGTCTTACCCATCCTCTGGCAAATTTTTGATTCCTATTCTCCTTCCCCCCCTCATATAGCTGGTATGGACAGCAGCGACGGTTTAGCAGACGCAATTTTACAAATTTGTCGCGCCAGTAGTGTTGGGGCTATTATCGAATACAGGAAAATTCCTTTACCAAAAGTTTTTGAAAGCTTACTGACAAAACAGCAAACCCTAGAATATGGTTTATACGGTGGCGAAGATTTTGAATTAGTGCTGTGCTTGCCACAACAGCCAGCATCTGAGTTAGTCAAACAATTAGGTCAAAGTGCAGCAATTGTAGGAAATATAACAGCAAGCTCAACCGTACTGTTATACGATGAGAACAGAGAAATCCCCGACCAAGTTCTCAACCTTAGCCAGGGATTTCAACATTTCCAGAGTTAG